Within Methanomassiliicoccales archaeon, the genomic segment TCCTTCACCGTGATGATCTTAACCTTCTGCATCTTCTTCGTGCTGGGGTCCACCACGTTGGCGTAGGCGGCCTTCAGCAGCCTGGCCTTGTGGTTGCCTCCCCGGACGCGGAACTTCTGCAGACGCGTTTCCCCTACGTGGGTGAACTCTGCGTCCCGGCCTATCTCGAAGCGCCGCTTCTTCCTTGCAAGGCGCAGCCTTCCGCCGGAAGGTTTGCGCCGTGATTTGCCCTGCCATAGTGCCATGGTATTCCTTGGAAGCTAAAATGGAGGGCTCTATAAATACCTTTCACTGGTCAGGTATCCTATCCAATAGCCTTGCATCAACGGCATCACCCAATTCAAGGACCCCGGCCCAAGAATCCTTGGCGGCGCCAGGGTTCATGAAGACCGTCCCGTGCTCTCGCATCAACCCCCTGGCCTCATGAATGTGACCTGAGACGACCGCCTCGGGGACGAAGGTCTCCACTACCTTTCGAATGGCTAGAGAACCAACGTGCCTATTACCTGTGACCATGTCCAAGTATCCATATGGTGGGCAATGGCTGATGAGTACCATGCCCTTCTCCGCCAGCGGAACCAACTGCTTGGCTATCTCCTCCTCGCTCATCTCGAATGGAGTTTCGAAAACCGTGGGGTTGGAGCCGCCGAAGCCGACGAGGACATGACCTTCTAGTCTGATCTTCTTCCGGTGGAGGGAGACAGCGTGCTTCTCGATCTGCTCCAGCACCCCGGGCGGATCG encodes:
- a CDS encoding 30S ribosomal protein S8e, producing the protein MALWQGKSRRKPSGGRLRLARKKRRFEIGRDAEFTHVGETRLQKFRVRGGNHKARLLKAAYANVVDPSTKKMQKVKIITVKENAANPNYVQRNIINRGAIIQTEIGMAKVTSRPGQDGAINAVLVK
- a CDS encoding metallophosphoesterase translates to MRFIVISDVHGRDRVICWTNRLVSELEADGVIVLGDITHFGPPGWAGEFLGQLKGSVYAIPGNCDPPGVLEQIEKHAVSLHRKKIRLEGHVLVGFGGSNPTVFETPFEMSEEEIAKQLVPLAEKGMVLISHCPPYGYLDMVTGNRHVGSLAIRKVVETFVPEAVVSGHIHEARGLMREHGTVFMNPGAAKDSWAGVLELGDAVDARLLDRIPDQ